The Providencia rettgeri genome includes a window with the following:
- the nsrR_2 gene encoding HTH-type transcriptional repressor NsrR, whose translation MQLTSFTDYGLRALIYLASLGEGKMTSITEVTEVYGVSRNHMVKIINQLSHLGYIKATRGKNGGITLGQPAESIRIGDVVRALEPLTLVNCSGEFCHITPACRLKGVLHQAIQQFLQELDQYTLADMVKDNSPLYQLLLD comes from the coding sequence GTGCAACTGACTAGTTTTACAGATTATGGGTTACGAGCTCTTATTTACCTGGCATCCCTAGGTGAAGGGAAAATGACCAGTATTACAGAGGTCACCGAGGTTTACGGTGTATCGCGTAACCATATGGTAAAAATTATTAATCAGCTCAGTCACCTAGGTTATATTAAAGCCACTCGTGGCAAAAATGGCGGGATTACACTAGGACAACCAGCGGAATCAATTCGTATAGGGGACGTTGTCAGAGCATTAGAGCCCCTGACTCTTGTTAATTGTAGTGGCGAGTTTTGCCACATTACACCTGCGTGTCGTTTAAAAGGTGTGCTACACCAAGCAATACAGCAGTTTTTACAAGAACTTGATCAATACACGCTGGCGGACATGGTGAAAGATAACAGCCCGCTCTATCAACTACTGCTTGACTAG